gttatggcagcataggttcCTACCTAccgcgatggcgaaataccgaaatttataagagtgaaagagaaaaaggattatgctgccatacattaacctgttaatacatgaatatgtctttctcttacccctggtcgctcggtttcatgtctataactactatatgTCTATATTTGGCGCACCGCTTCTGTTGTCACCTGTCCATACTGACAGCCATCTGACATCACTTTCTGTTGGAAAGCGTtctctattttttctttaataaaatgtaaaaaatcattttaataataatgtcaactGAAAATAGAActgataaaacaaataataaaataaatgataaaagtGAAGCTTGGAAGGAAAGGAAGAAGTATTTCAAACTACACAAATGTTCTTTGACTAACGTGACAAATAAATATGAGATTAGATGCAATCGCCTTAGAAGATTCATTTTGGAACTCACTGCGGTTAATTTTAACGATATAAGAGCTATATCTATGTTTAAGTGAGTAGATATGCTTACCTATAGGTACTGTTTATTCAATATACTTCACTGGATATCTTTATATTAATTGCCGAGCGGACCCTCATGCTTCCTGACTATTCCCGAGTGAGCCGTGGCGAAATCCGGATTAGCGCTAGGAAAAGGACGATTActgaataatttttaaaattagtaatttttgCATGCAAAACGAAATTATCCATTTCCAAGTACAAGCTTTCGACGGCCTTCTAGCATAAAGAAACCAAAAAACTTGTCTCCAGAAAAATCTGAAACTGGTCCAACAAACCTTCCGCATCATTTTCTTGGCCATATGTAACTGAGCGAATTGCAAGCTCTTTTTAGCATGTAAATGGACGATATTAGTGATTCCCTGTCTTTAAATTTATGcatgaccagtaatatatgatcattgtcaagagggtgctgtttattctcatgtataggatgacagttcagtatagtatgaaaaaattagttccagcgaaattccgcaacatggcgcgtgatcatatattcctggtcaggctttattaacattttaggacattcttacacaaatcgacataTTGTTATATGTTAAGTTTACGGCGAAGGTGAATACCATAGGTCCTACGCAAGCTTGTGTGCGGAGAAACACCGTCAATTCACCAAATACCCGTTCACTATACATCCGTTCAGCAAACTACGTATCTGGGCAGAGGCGGTCGTTTTCTCAACCCTCCTCATTATGATATTGCTGGAGCCGTTATGGATCGCCAGCAGAAATCCTAGGGATGACGTAAGTAATCGAATtttaactgttgtgagacatattaacattttacggtttagacacttgtttttagtcactcgcgcgacatgtttcggagagcctaggtctcctttctagCCTAGGGCGAGTGAAAACaaatgagtctaaaccgtaaaattatttaatgatgaCGTAAGTATTTATGTTATTGTATATTGATGCTGGTAACTGTAatccttagagcgttttcacattttccgaTCGGATATCGGATGTAGAATCCTACATCCATGTAGTCAGGCCGCTGGGGCGCCgactttagcggtcacgcacattACACAAAACATTATGCCTACAtgtcacacaaacaaatattatggaCCCGACAGCTGACTGGGgtctccgacatggctgaaattatcgtaagcgcctttccgatatcggatctcGTAAGGCGTctatgagaaaaacagctgcaggagagtgctgTATGGCATCAAGTTCGCCTTTTTGTGggatttatcgttttttagtaataatgatttatgaaataaataaataaatacagaaaaacacataACCCGATATCagatcgggcaatgtgaaaacgctgtaACCCGAGGGCCACGGATCGCACACTCAACGCCGACCGCCATACAACcagaaaagtgcgagtcggactcgcccaccgagggtggcttactttttagtatttgttgttataggggcaacagaagtacatcatctgtgaaattttcaactgtctagctatcacggttcatgagatacagcctggtgacagacagacagacaggcggacagtggagtctttatAGGGTTTTTACCGTTTGAGTACTGAACTTTAAAAATATAGGGCGGTCGGTGTCAAAGTTCAGCGTGCGTCCCGTGGCCCTCGCCTATTTAAATGCTATTTAGAGACGAGTGGAACTCGACGCGAAGCGTGACGAGTTAAAGGCCCGACCATCTGCGGTCATCAACTAcaattttgtcggaggggtgctgacctgcggtgagtgtggccgtacattcactgcaaaaataggctacgtcagccacctgagagctcacgcCCGTCGCTCTCACTAGCCAGTACAAACCCAGTCACCGtggccgaaaccggccaggacaggctgatgatgatgatgatgatgatatcatcataccataccataccatatggTATCCGCAAATAAAACTGATGACCAGGGTACTGAATTGATCTCCTTTACTCATGCTACAACAATTTGGTTTACGGATAAGTAGgtttacttagtttttattattcctaATACATTTGTCATGATCCTTTTTCTTgctcaataaattaaatttgttaaaacaTGCTAAAGCAGTCAGCTTgttaattcttttattttttttaggatgCTCTCCATATTATAATAGCATTTAACCACATCGTCTTTGTCGCCGTCAATATCCATATCAATTTCTTTACCGGCTTCATAGACGGTAAAAACAGACAACGCATAGAATTCAACCATTACAAGATCTTAAAGAACTATTTCTTCTCATGGATGCTAGTGGATTTCATGCATCTGTTTTGCTCGCTCCACGAAATGTTTTCGGATAAATTAAGCTACACTCATCTTGTGCGAACTGTGTGCTCCGTTTTGTCTGTTGAGTACGTCGTTATGTTAAAGTATCATAGCAATATATGCACGGTTTTGAGAATAAAGGTAAGATTCTGACAGTTTAATCAGTTTTAGCTTAGCATGGCGAGGAgttttgatattattatgtttcGACCCTCTGGTCGTTGGTTCttagaggccggtgtcgattttagtcgcaaaaatgtaaaatgtttgcttttctgatggacgtttaggtatgaacgcgcgtaaagcactgattttgtcgctcttatttgtaaatttcgtaaagtttggacggctaaacatggtaattttgtattacacatatcctgtacttgacgtttatcagactacatttttattattatgactttgaagtagtgtaaatgaaagttagacgaaatcaattttctccagtaattacttcaaaacaagtgacaatttctctgaaaatcgacttaatttcaacgtaattttgatacttaaacaatctacaacatttgctgaaactattcttatacattaatttgtataatttaccaccatcattttttgatgaatttttaaaaactgtcccttcttttcatatattaccggtgacgcacgctcgcgacctcattattaaaaggcaagatgagaagacgttctaataaaaaccaatacttgttatttagatattacgtaacaaaacgtgtataatttcaacgactaaatctatcaattttacatttttgctccaaaatcgactaacaataaacacatccctcgcaacgcATCCTCATAAATCTTTGGTCGAAACGCACCCTAACACGACCCGTAGGACTTCTCGCGTGCACCAATAAGTAGGAGCCAGATACCTTATGGCACGAATTTAGTGCATCACCCGCGCACCAATAAGCATAGGCCATCGTACCATTCGTGACTTATCAAAATCTTGagattttaaaatctgaatGCTGTGTATTGTCCAAGACAATACACAGCATCGAGCTAGCCCCAAATTTCAAATTAGCAAGCTTAATACTTACTACTTTAGGTAAGTGCAtacttagtagtagtagtagtagtaaatcactttattgtacaaaacaaaaattgataacatgaaattcatataaatttaggtacaaaggcgagcttatccctataagggatttcttccagctaaccttagagtaaatgagtggaaaattcgaaattaattagattacatagataaataactaaaaatataactcaggaacatattttaatATTCCTGATATAATAAATGCAcaaataaagcctgaccaggaatatatgatcacgcgccatgttgcggaatttcactggaactaattttttcatactattctgaactgtcaccctatcacgtgagaataacagcgccctcttgacaatcatcacatattactggtcaggcttttaaATTCGAACACAGTACCACTACcaccagttttgacattgacactttCGCTACGTCTACGTagcttactttctatgcatctcactcattctcgcatattagtgcaagcgagatgtatagaaagtaatttacgtAGACGTGAgcgaatatgtcaatgtcaaaactggtggtagccgtacaggaGAACTTGCTTCTAAGGCAGGGCCACTAAGTAAACTAAGTTACCAAATAGCCGAAAAGATTTGAGGTGattttagtacagtcgccatcagatatatctgagcggacaacgtgttcacaatatctgaacacgcactctaacgccctgacaatagaggcgtgttcagatattgtgagcgcctcggccgctccgatatatctgatggcgactgtacctcggTACTCAAACGAGAATTCAgtacttttttaatattcagGTGCCTACAAAAACAGCTCTAGAGCTCTTACTACACCTGACCACATATTTGTCTTGGAACGTGATGATCCAATTCGTGATCGAGTATTACATAGAGGGGGGCTACGAGCCCGTGCGGCCGAGAAGCAGCTCCTGGATTACTATTGGAGACTTGTGGGACAAACCGGGGGAGGTGCGGCTTATGTATGGGCTTATGAGGGCAGGTGAGAGTTAATTACTTCAGGCGTAGAAGTGCGCCTGCCGTGTAAGTGCGCCTACCTTTAATTTAGTCTATATAGATATATAGGGCTAGGCGCACTTCTCCGTGAAGGGGGTGAAGTGCGCCTACCTATATAATCTATATAGATATATAGGGGTAGGCGCACTTACATGGCAGGATCACTTCGCCCCCTTcaccttattttttttaatagtgattttttaatagatttttttaatccACGCGAGATCTGTGTCCAGGTTGCATGGTCAACCTAACCAAACACATCTTACCTAACGGTGACAAAACTATTTTAAGATGTGTGTGGCTGTCGTTTATGTAAAATCTAGTGCCTGCGTTTAGGTTGCTAAAGCGAAATTTTACGATACAACTGGGAAAACGCAAAGGACCGTTGTTACAAAACAAAGCATACTTATAGCATTGCACATCGATATAATTAACTCGGTGTGTGCCTAtgcaaagaaaagtacagtaagaaattttcatttctcatcctctgaaagtgggtcgttgttcaAAAAAGTGTGAAGAAattgatacgtttctgctctagagcactgtactttctaagtacgttttttctttttttttacaagcaattaaaattttggatttaaatggatttgttgtacaatttccattctgataattagctcccaattccataaaaaacgttGCGTTGCTAATtgcgtgtagaggagccattagaaAATACAGGTAGGTACTTGTCTTTAAAACTGGGCTAAATATCCAAATCCgcacacatatttatttttcttacagTGAGCATGTTAAGAAGGAATTCGAATTTACATCTCCTGCTGTACGATGGGGACTTTGAAATATTTACCACATTTTCCTTCATTATTGCCCAAGTAAGTTTCTACTTTGACTAATAATCACATAAAGACTTAGCCTTAGGGGTTACTTAAACTTAAAACCAAACTCAACTTGTCTCAACTTCGTAGGCTACGTACAGTCGGTACAGCGTCAATGCTGGCCTTAGTGGACAAAATGATTTGACGCATGAGCAGGGCGACAagcggggcgtgcggcgcggCGTCCATTTTAAACTAATGCAAACGTATGTGAGCAGTGAGCAGCGTCAGCTAAACGCGCCGCTTGACGCTCGCCACTGTGGTGGTAAACTTAGTTATTGTTTTGATTGCAGTGCGTAATTTTACACTGCTCCTTCAAATACATGATAGCTCTATTCGGCACGCAATCGTCAAAAGCGAAGTACTACATGGTGACCCAGCAGGTCCGGACTTATATGAACCAGAGACGCTTTCCGCCGTGGATTAAGAAGAAAGTTCTCAAATTTTATGCGATCCGGTTCAGGTCGCACTTCTTTGTGGTaagaattttttattttttttatttggcaggcaagaaacccaatttttacaatCTAATATAAAAAGGtgtacaaataaacataaaatacagtacaaaatacaacttacaacctaaaacaatgaaataaaacatttacaaatgtATGCACTTAAGATGGCCGTTCTCGGACCGGTGCAGTTTTCGCCAATGTTTGTTAAATTCGTCACTGTAATCTTTAGCTACCAGTGAcagaatatatgtatatagatgaataaaatggttaaatataCCTTCTTAAAACCCGTGTAATTAACCTTTCGTATCATTTTGAGCTACGTAAATCGTTGGTTTATACTACGGTTCCCAAAATTATTAAAAGGTAAATGAAAAAGATAAAACGGTCATTGTGGATATCCCTGGGGGAGATctgtgtccagcagtggacgtctatcggctgatcTTTTGGCGcaatgacccaaaatgagtcttggcctccaacataAGAGCACGCCTGGTCCTGCGCGGATTCACGCCAGTTTTCACTGACGCCGAGCTCCCGAAGATCTGCCTCCACTCTATCCGCTCACCGATACTTAGGATGACCTGCAGGACGGCGTCCAGTCGGTCGACCCAAGTATGCCCTCTTTACTGCACGATCTTTACCCATTATTTCGAAGTGGCCCAGCCAACGGAGACGATATGCTTTGGTCTCACCCATTAGGTATATTCGGTTCGGCTATGAGTTCTTCGAAGTCGACATTTTTCCGAATCCTCCAACTGCCATCGTCTCTTTTAACAGGTCCCAGAAATCAGCTGATCTAGTGAAACgctaaaagtagaaaaattgtaattgaaacaattttttttatgatataggaagcGACGCTTGATGGCAAGCGATAACCGTCACCCATGGGCACCCGCAACACCTAAAATATAAAGCTTGGATGCCAGTTACTCTCACGCGAAGGAAGTTACGTTCCAGGCAGATACCTACCTTCAGTTAGTTAGACAAAGTTGTCAAAGGATTTGGGATTCTTCGTCAATTATGTATGCAGCAATACCTGCACTGTTGAGCTTGCTATTATACAGTGAGCTGCAAAAATTCATGAACACATGAATAATTTTGCCACTGCTTCTAAAGTGTCACTCCAGTCTTTCGTAGTGTTTCATAGGCATGTAAAAGAGCCCTCGAGATATAcctacttcatcatcatcatcatgtcagcctaTAAACGTCCTCTGCTGGACATatgcctcccccaaggctcgccactccgactgatcctgtgccgctcgcatccaccgaattcccgcgaccttcaccaggtcgtcgctccatctcgttggaggcctaccggcagttcgtcttcctaCCGTATACCTATTTACAGAATTAAATTCGAATTTCAGGAGTCCACCATGTTAAACTGTGTCACCGGCCAACTGCACGAAGACATCATTATGCACACGGGCCGGCTTTTGGTGCGTGAAGTGAGGTTCCTCAAGCAACTGCCATGGGCTGTGCTCATCGAGATCTCTCTCAAGTTTCAGCTTGCTGTCTTCATTGAGGGGGACATTATTTATAAGATTAATACTATGGGTAAGAAAATACAGTGATAGtcattacaaatataaatagtgacggccaaagtggccaaatgtATCGCACACCTTTGTTGCTATAGAAATCAGGATGTGTTTAGCCATTTAGGCCATCACTATTTATTTGATGCTGacaatcaagggcctgacactctttgatagacaAACGATAGTCTtcttgcgattcctataagaggaaaaagaatatagtgccatgctttgtctttatcacctaccgggcattttttcatggtagggctatggcatcatagcaaggaggctatggcgaaataccgaaatttataagtgaaagagaaaagacattggacatgcaaaccacttaaattgcgtagtatacattttatatgaacatTTTATCTCTTACCCCCGCCGgttgctcggtggcgcgtctataactacttatatatacttactatgtctatgctgaAATAGGTACATGGCTCGAAGATTACATCAATTGAAGCTCTGTAGGTCCGTAGCACATCATAAGTAGGTAATAGTATGTCCTGTCCGAACGGAATAGACGGAAGATGCTCGCAATTTGCGAagttcggtgttcgcggtaggcccgaGTACTGTAAAATGGGGtaagtagggttcgcggggagatttgggttatgaatggggagagaagggatgaaagagGGATGAGATGGGTTtaaaggctactgctacaaaaataatgtattccaatttaaaatggagctatagtgatactcataataaaaaaaaaacgatccaacaatcttcaaAAATCACCTTTACGAGGGCCTACGGAGTGAGGTGGAATcttcaaagttatgaaatggaactacccaaaataaaataaaaactaaaatacaaacgtctggaacacttattatatacaccattcagtttgcatatgtaaaaataaaatgttatcgaggtttgaatgtcagttttgcgcctactcaccccattttacgctACTAACTATTGATCGTTGAAAAACTAACGCTTTCTTATTTCTACAGGCgattgtatgtactttataaatAAGGGCACCGTCGCGTTGTACACGGAATCTGGCTACGAGCTGGATCACCTTGAGGACGGCGAGCATTTCGGCGAGACCACGCTTATGACCGAACGCAAACTACGCTTTGTCACGGCCGTGGCTGTCACTAACTGCGAGCTGTTTAGTTTATCGCGCGAGAACTTTGAGATTATCGAGCGATATAGAACGGCGTATGATGAACTTAGGAAGGTTGGTGTTAAACGACAACAGTGGGCGATGGTGATGGACGAACAGTATAAAGCTCAGTTGAGAGAACAGAAcaatgatagatataactcaaATAGCTAATAGTAATAACTTagcttaagacgattctcgctgatttggccttgagcgcctcagcgtctctgtacccgcaccccgctcactgcgatcgtacgtgaatttcgtctcggtgcggcgactgcggcggaacgaggttcaaagaataacctacagcccagaggcgcgcggcatttggcgctatacctcgtatttgtgtatcttttgcagatattttgttgtttgagtatgagtagatcatgcgtgtagtggaggtcgtaaattataataaaaatatattcccttatgcattatactttacaagcctcaattagttaagataagataagataatatttattcatttaaaacttatgctaattggttttatacagtggtaaatatatatacaatttatatttaaatactagtacattcatggattcaactcaaaataggtacaggtcaagttaaaaactttaataccgaacgaatttgtattttctgtcgctcatggaaatttgataacaatacctaaactaagtaaacATTGTATCTTAGGTATGCACTTAATTTgcagttaatttgtgttttatctgtttcttacaaataaatacctaagtcaaatcgacggattaagatttatagctaaagcttggtatgtactaaattgaggcgtacagtgcgtttattttatacagttttttttatccgtaataaataaatataaataatgccattaataaaaaaatatataaaattataaaattaaagtacctactagcttcatatactaccacaaatgtgttatttttcgaagttagAAGTTTCCtaaatcattacgtgggaatatcatcattattagggttccgtacctcaaaaggaaaaaacggaacccttataggatcactcgtgcgtctgtctgtctgtctgtctgtctgtccgtctgtcacagcctattttctcagaaacgactgaaccaattaagttgaaatttggtgtatatatgtaagtttgtgacccaaagcgaacatgtaacgtaaacaaattatttttaaacacgggggccacttttggggggtaaaagagaaaaaaaaaagtttttcaaactatatcctgttacatatcaaatgaaagagctcattgtgagaatctcaaatgtatattttttataattttaggataaacagtcaattcaattcaattcaatatattctttattcaaataggcctagctacaagcacttttaaattgcttagaagttattcacgaaaataggcaaaaaatgagcattccccccctttatctccgaaactactgggtataaaaaaaaaaaaaaaaacaaaatagatctttacccatagatcacaggaaaacttattagaaatgagcagtcaagcgtgagttggacttattaaagacatttcacgcacgtttcacataaaaaataaattgtttaatttgagtaatgtacggtacccttggaacgcgactccgactcacacttggccggtttttattacaagcgcgccacaaccaaatcagcgctttgcagtcatttatttttttagtgattaacggctatgtatgatgaacccctgtggacgtcagctgccgctccgttgatgggttgaggaatggcagccaccgaaacacgcaaaaaaaattgttatcgcctcccgcttggtactgtgtcagatgatagtttagatgctattgtaaattaaaaaaatgttcagccggttgtatctcggtggaccgtcagctggtcacatgaacatgtaaaaaaatcttttcagtcatcgcatcccatttcatactttgtcagatggtagtttagattatattgttaataaaacaaatcgtcggccggttgtatcgcggtggaaagaccgtcagctattaaaacattattgttagtttaaaataattttgatttagccgtttagtaaaaagtagtgttttattatttttattacggtaaaactataaatatcaggaaataagtttaattttataattgttgaacaataaatgaagattcatatatatttttttcataattttttgtttacccatttagaagacataatacaccaagttgacccaatgaaataattactgaaatccagaaggagatacaaataataataaaataataaaacttttattaacaggcaaggatcacccatgaaaaacatacagacataactacaattacactatttaacactaattactacttaactaaacctacaataaacttaatagtaagtttttccgtaaataaaaatacgataggccgttttgctagttcttaatcgattaaaattatttttaaactactaaaacaatgttttttaacaggtactattcatacatacaacgttataggtaataggtagcttatgttaaatcaattatttattgtttcgagatggaatggaacattattcaaaacgtaaaacttgaatgacattataatatgtcggttagaaaacatttatttatttatttcaaatgaagttttctcaaacatacgtatattatagtataatatatacggatattatcattacattcattgtaatagaccgcaaaataccgtgttgcgctcgctaatgcgcgtcgcaaccaaatcagcgctctgcagttatttattctttggccacaataactccgatattatagcactttgcttgtgcataagcgaacatagtgcaaggaaggcacggagcgacgagcgacacagcctcctcgtctcaaagctggcacacgactgccggccacgccattttcaggctgcatacgcatgaaatgtggaaaaacgttcgatttcttaagaaaatattttttgattaagaaaagctatgttgcatttgtagaacctgttaaaacatttttcttagtttaaaaatagttttaatcgattaagccgtttagaagttataagcaaagttagccgcaaaacggcctgtcgtgttatatttttttcggtgaaactacaaatttcaggaaaaacgtcaaatgttgcgattgttgtccatagagtgaagatgcatatatatttttttcttaatttttggttgactcatttagaagttataagctctaaaaagtaacagtttttggccaaaaactgcgcgaagcgccttaaggggctcactgactatcagtccgccggaagatatcggcctgtcagttgttcggaactgttaaatttttgttgacaggtagatatcgtccggcggactgataatagtcagtgggcccctttagtatagCTTGCTAAGTCGGTTTATTTTTGCAATTTCGATACTTATTTAGGTTGAACTCATGACTTAACACAATCTGCGGATTGTAACCTAAAAATATAACtcaaatatttaagtttaagcACCATAGCTTTGTATTAGTCTTAACACTCACCTGGAGTTACCaaggttaccagtacaatttgacgctGGGTTGACGTTTTAACcgctaaccccgggttagtgggatggtgcaagtggccctaagttttgtaatttttggtacCTGTTTGTGTTTAGGTTGAACTTATGACGGAACCCAAGCTGCTTAACTAGAAAGATCTCTAAATTTTGAAGTTGAGAtcaggtacagtcaagggcataaatatatacacattcccagtttcaaaaatatgcgtACGCtgttacaccttagacaataaagtcgtgatcacatatttttgagccatttttcTGGATACTAGAACATGGGCGCACAATTTCAAACTATATTCataaaaagctttttttggCGGTTTGTTACGTAATTACTTTGTAAGGTAATTAATTTGTCTTGTTGAATGAATAAAACAGCTGTAATTTATTTTCgactttatttaaattacaacttaCCCAAAAAATATTAGAACATAAATAAGATGAAATGACTCAGTCATGATGATCAGTCGGTAGGCaatagtaatagcaaagagTTTGATAGTAGTAGATCtaaagtttagaaaaaaaaatctcctttttgacagctgaaccacagaataagtaatagtattatcatacagaacggccacgcacccgCCCCGCCCCtagcggacttctggcgtgctctcagtactgtttttaagcaacttactcacactatgacgcatgacgcgtgtacggacgtgccgttcacacatagaaacgcgagtgattattgatgtatagcgtgtccgctgGCTGTGGCTGAACGGCGATACGTTTCGTTATCGCTTTAttgcttggaggatataaccaaatggagacgccttgtctgaaATTTTCTGTTCAAAACAGTGTGCCAATTTTTGCAGggaaggggaacgtcaaatgtatacgtaacgtaaaaatagccatgtagcaataaacgtcagtccatacaatgtgtatgaccattggtcatggagtttcgacagaggggaatgcctgttaatggctactccgtttggttataccCTCTAAGCTTTATTGCATATTGTTAGGAGCCGTGAAGCGCTGTCAGTATCATAGTTGTGGTTATAGCACAAAACCTTGACTTTACCTTCTACAATCAATAACTCTTTGGTTCAGGTAAGACGta
The window above is part of the Cydia strobilella chromosome 12, ilCydStro3.1, whole genome shotgun sequence genome. Proteins encoded here:
- the LOC134745843 gene encoding uncharacterized protein LOC134745843, which encodes MSTENRTDKTNNKINDKSEAWKERKKYFKLHKCSLTNVTNKYEIRCNRLRRFILELTAVNFNDIRAISMFKSYASLCAEKHRQFTKYPFTIHPFSKLRIWAEAVVFSTLLIMILLEPLWIASRNPRDDDALHIIIAFNHIVFVAVNIHINFFTGFIDGKNRQRIEFNHYKILKNYFFSWMLVDFMHLFCSLHEMFSDKLSYTHLVRTVCSVLSVEYVVMLKYHSNICTVLRIKVPTKTALELLLHLTTYLSWNVMIQFVIEYYIEGGYEPVRPRSSSWITIGDLWDKPGEVRLMYGLMRAVSMLRRNSNLHLLLYDGDFEIFTTFSFIIAQCVILHCSFKYMIALFGTQSSKAKYYMVTQQVRTYMNQRRFPPWIKKKVLKFYAIRFRSHFFVESTMLNCVTGQLHEDIIMHTGRLLVREVRFLKQLPWAVLIEISLKFQLAVFIEGDIIYKINTMGDCMYFINKGTVALYTESGYELDHLEDGEHFGETTLMTERKLRFVTAVAVTNCELFSLSRENFEIIERYRTAYDELRKVGVKRQQWAMVMDEQYKAQLREQNNDRYNSNS